A window of the Budorcas taxicolor isolate Tak-1 chromosome 10, Takin1.1, whole genome shotgun sequence genome harbors these coding sequences:
- the ZFHX2 gene encoding zinc finger homeobox protein 2 — MATLNLSSVTGTTPSPGHDAPSLPPDTSSPSTPSDPVTKDPPDAPSPSESMRSSEAGGQSLESGCGLVPPKETGEPQEEPGRGGFPPKDLGVDEAKEQKEEEGGLPPVDLSDHLLFTAGGEACLVARLFPAGDSELPLPKGFPQGEAGVKQESSLPLLAHPPPVHLTALHVQHGFDPVQGFSSSDQILSHDTSAPSPATCEGRDGAFWSYQLAPNPPGDPKDGPTGSRGGDPRALFWLCLLCRLGFSRPQAFVGHTRSHGVKLTAAQHQGLLGNPAVLQDGDEACMALLSFLEPKPPARPLERPLNSSTVNAEASAAQTKHGPPAAEAQAPVPPVEAVMALSPPSPQTTPATWDPSPTQAKDSPTLAGEAGPDWLPEGHEEDGGLCPPLNQSSPASKEGGTLPALGGSPEDPGDPVQPYRLADDYSLAPSAFQGLSLSNHMSLLHSRNSCKTLKCPKCNWHYKYQQTLDVHMREKHPESNSHCSYCSAGGAHPRLARGESYNCGYKPYRCEACNYSTTTKGNLSIHMQSDKHLANLQGFQAGPAGQGSPQEATVLPPAGDKEPKTKSSWQCKVCSYETNISRNLRIHMTSEKHLQNVLMLHQGLPLGLPPGLVGPSPPPQAGAAPATPPDLFQYFGPQALGQPQAPLPGPGLRPDKPLEAQLLLNGFHHLGAPARKFPAPAPGSPSPDTHLPQSQLLGALSEGLPTSPPPDDSPSLKVFRCLVCQAFSTDSLELLLYHCSMGRSLPEAEWKEVAGDTHRCKLCCYGTQLKANFQLHLKTDKHAQKYQLAAHLREGGGAVGTPSPVPLGDGAPYGSVPTLHLRCNICDFESNSKEKMRLHARGAAHEENSQIYKFLLEMEGTATAGPELGLFRCLLCAWETPSRLAVLQHLRAPAHRDAQAQRRLQLLQSGPAADEGLPALQSILSFSHGQLRPHGKTPVTLLAGPPTPEKDAQNKTEQLVSEEAENKTGPPGDSTSQTTAFCCPYCSFLSPESEQVRAHALSQHAVQPTFRCPLCQEQLVGRPALHFHLSHLHNVVPECVERLLLVATTVEMTLMTKVLPGPALSPLGDGPEPPSPAPEPVPSRAHAAEGPHLTPEASPDPLPEPPPPSVDAPDKPTGSPDQPPSPAQSPAQSPAPRPDAQAEEVAPPPAMAEEEEGAGGEPRPAEPAPADSRHPLTYRKTTNFALDKFLDPARPYKCTVCKESFTQKNILLVHYNSVSHLHKMKKAAIDPSGPAREAGATPATAAATDKPFKCTVCRVSYNQSSTLEIHMRSVLHQTRSRGAKTDAKAEGPERGPEEPKEGETEGEAGPEKKGPEPGGFLSGLPFLSPPPPPLDLHRFPAPLFTPPVLPPFPLMPESLLKLQQQQLLLPFYLHDLKVGPKLALAGPAPLLSLPAAAPPPPPPPPKAELAEQEWERPPTTEEGAEAGPPSPPHPTPNEAARTAAKALLENFGFELVIQYNEGKQAVPPPPTPPPPEALGGGDKLACRACGKLFSNMLILKTHEEHVHRRFLPFEALSRYAAQFRKSYDSLYPPPAESPKPPDGPLDSPAPQLGPPFLVPEPDAGGARAPEERGRAGGRWPPEEDESARGNLPPLVPAGRRFSRTKFTEFQTQALQSFFETSAYPKDGEVERLASLLGLASRVVVVWFQNARQKARKNASDGGPAPSGGGTGGASGCRRCHATFSCVFDLVRHLKKCYDDQPADEEEEEVERGEEEEEAEDVAEEEQGPEPPAGPEGPPPEPSDREELGQAEATRPEGREPEGRAPPSPSPVHSCDQCALSFPNQDLLANHRRLHFLPPVQPSAAPHLLDLPTLVFGERNPLVAGTPPVPGPPLKRKHEDGSLSPTGSEAGVGGEGEPPRDKRLRTTILPEQLEILYRWYMQDSNPTRKMLDCISEEVGLKKRVVQVWFQNTRARERKGQFRSTPGGVPSPAVKPPATPSPAPFPKFSLLLGKADDGAGREAPKRDAPALPYATVTPAAGPLPFLPPGKEAPALTPEPPLPLPAPPPPCEDEGPEEPSKASPESEACSPSAGDLSDSSASSLAEPESPGAGGTSGGPGGGGGVPDGMGQRRYRTQMSSLQLKIMKACYEAYRTPTMQECEVLGEEIGLPKRVIQVWFQNARAKEKKAKLQGAAVGGAGGSSESPLAAQRTDCPYCDVKYDFYVSCRGHLFSRQHLAKLKEAVRAQLKSESKCYDLAPAPEAPPAPKAPPTTAPASVPLGAAPALPRLAPVLLSGPALAQPPLGSLAPFSSGPAASSGLLGLATSVLPATTVVQTAGPGCPLPQRPVPDQTKPSPAGTTDSAPGPPPEPSGDKVSGERKPVAAPTNSSTDALKNLKALKATVPALLGGQFLPFPLPPAGGATPPAVFGPQLPGAYFQQLYGMKKGLFPMNPVIPQTLIGLLPNALLQPPPQTPEPTATAPPKPPELPAPREGEAGEADELLTGSPGISTVDVTHRYLCRQCKMAFDGEAPATAHQRSFCFFGRGSGGSVPPPLRVPVCTYHCLACEVLLSGREALASHLRSSAHRRKAAPPPGGPPGTATNAATAATAAVAFAKEEARLPHTDSNPKTTTTSTLLAL, encoded by the exons ATGGCCACCCTTAACCTGTCCTCTGTCACTggcaccaccccctcccctgggCATGATGCCCCGTCCCTGCCTCCGGACACCTCCTCCCCCAGCACCCCTTCTGATCCTGTCACCAAAGATCCCCCTGATGCCCCCTCCCCCTCTGAGAGCATGAGGTCCTCAGAGGCAGGGGGGCAGTCCCTGGAGTCAGGCTGTGGCCTCGTCCCACCAAAGGAGACAGGGGAGCCCCAGGAGGAGCCTGGCCGTGGTGGCTTCCCACCAAAGGACCTGGGGGTGGACGAGGCCAAGgagcagaaggaggaggagggagggctcCCTCCTGTGGACCTGAGTGACCACTTACTCTTCACAGCTGGAGGTGAGGCCTGTCTAGTGGCCAGGCTGTTCCCAGCAGGTGACAGTGAGCTCCCATTACCAAAGGGCTTCCCCCAGGGTGAGGCAGGCGTCAAGCAAGAGTCCAGCCTGCCCCTCCTTGCCCACCCGCCCCCTGTTCACCTCACTGCCCTTCACGTCCAACATGGCTTTGACCCAGTCCAAGGCTTTAGCTCTTCTGACCAAATTCTGTCCCACGATACCTCAGCGCCATCTCCGGCCACCTGTGAGGGAAGGGACGGAGCCTTCTGGAGCTACCAGCTGGCTCCAAACCCACCCGGAGATCCCAAAGATGGCCCCACGGGGAGCAGGGGAGGAGACCCCAGGGCGCTCTTCTGGCTCTGCCTCCTATGCCGCCTGGGCTTCAGCAGGCCTCAGGCCTTTGTGGGTCACACACGGTCTCACGGGGTGAAGCTAACCGCTGCTCAACACCAGGGCCTGCTGGGCAACCCAGCCGTGCTCCAGGATGGGGACGAGGCCTGCATGGCCCTGCTGAGCTTCCTGGAACCAAAACCACCTGCTCGCCCTTTAGAGAGACCCCTTAACAGCAGCACCGTGAACGCGGAAGCCAGTGCAGCCCAGACCAAGCACGGGCCCCCTGCGGCGGAAGCCCAGGCCCCCGTCCCGCCCGTGGAAGCAGTCATGGCCCTTAGCCCACCCTCCCCCCAGACCACTCCAGCCACCTGGGACCCCAGCCCAACCCAAGCCAAAGATTCGCCAACACTGGCAGGCGAGGCGGGGCCAGACTGGCTCCCCGAGGGGCACGAGGAAGATGGCGGGCTCTGCCCCCCACTCAACCAAAGCTCACCCGCCTCCAAGGAGGGGGGCACTCTCCCTGCCCTGGGGGGCTCCCCTGAAGACCCTGGCGACCCGGTCCAGCCCTATCGCCTGGCCGATGACTACAGCCTGGCCCCATCAGCCTTCCAGGGCCTCAGCCTGTCCAACCATATGTCTCTGCTGCACTCACGCAACTCCTGCAAGACGCTCAAGTGTCCCAAGTGCAACTGGCACTACAAGTACCAGCAGACCCTGGACGTGCACATGCGGGAGAAGCACCCTGAGAGCAACAGTCACTGCAGCTACTGTAGTGCCGGGGGCGCGCACCCCCGCCTCGCCCGGGGAGAGAGCTACAACTGCGGCTACAAGCCCTACCGCTGCGAGGCCTGCAACTACTCCACCACCACCAAGGGCAACCTCAGCATCCACATGCAGTCCGACAAGCACCTGGCCAACCTGCAGGGCTTCCAGGCCGGGCCCGCGGGCCAGGGGAGCCCCCAGGAAGCCACGGTCCTGCCCCCTGCAGGGGACAAAGAGCCCAAGACCAAGTCATCCTGGCAGTGCAAGGTGTGCAGCTACGAGACCAACATCTCCCGCAACCTGCGCATCCACATGACCTCTGAGAAGCACCTGCAGAACGTCCTCATGCTCCACCAGGGGCTGCCGCTGGGCCTGCCGCCCGGGCTGGTGGGGCCCAGCCCCCCGCCCCAGGCGGGGGCTGCCCCTGCCACCCCCCCTGACCTCTTTCAGTACTTTGGACCGCAGGCCCTAGGGCAGCCTCAGGCTCCTTTGCCTGGCCCCGGGCTGAGGCCAGACAAGCCCCTGGAAGCCCAGCTGCTTCTCAATGGCTTCCACCACCTCGGAGCGCCTGCCCGCAAGTTCCCCGCACCTG CCCCTGGAAGCCCTTCCCCAGACACCCACCTGCCTCAAAGTCAGCTCCTGGGAGCCTTGTCTGAAGGGCTGCCCACCTCGCCGCCCCCAGACGACAGCCCGTCCCTGAAGGTGTTCCGCTGCCTGGTGTGCCAGGCCTTCAGCACAGACAGCCTGGAGCTGCTGCTCTACCACTGCAGCATGGGCCGGAGCCTCCCGGAGGCCGAGTGGAAGGAGGTGGCCGGTGACACCCACCGCTGCAAGCTCTGCTGCTATGGCACCCAGCTCAAGGCCAACTTCCAGCTCCACCTCAAGACCGACAAACATGCTCAGAAGTACCAGCTGGCAGCCCACctgagggaggggggtggggccGTGGGCACCCCCTCCCCAGTGCCTCTGGGAGATGGGGCTCCTTATGGCTCTGTCCCCACCTTGCACCTGCGCTGCAACATCTGTGACTTTGAGTCCAACAGCAAGGAGAAGATGCGGCTGCATGCCCGGGGGGCGGCCCATGAAGAGAACAGCCAGATCTATAAG TTTCTGCTGGAGATGGAGGGGACCGCAACCGCGGGGCCGGAACTGGGGCTGTTCCGCTGCCTGCTGTGCGCCTGGGAGACGCCCTCCCGCCTTGCGGTGCTACAGCACCTGCGGGCACCTGCCCACCGAGACGCCCAGGCCCAGCGGCGCCTGCAGCTGCTACAGAGCGGCCCTGCGGCTGATGAGGGGCTCCCGGCTCTTCAGAGCATCCTGAGCTTCAGCCATGGGCAGCTCCGGCCTCACG GGAAGACTCCTGTCACCCTCTTAGCTGGGCCACCCACCCCTGAGAAAGATGCCCAGAATAAGACAGAACAGTTGG tttctgaagaggcagagaaCAAGACTGGCCCTCCTGGAGACAGTACCAGCCAGACCACG GCGTTCTGCTGTCCATACTGCAGCTTCCTGAGCCCGGAGTCCGAGCAGGTGAGGGCTCACGCGCTCTCCCAGCACGCGGTGCAGCCCACGTTCCGGTGCCCGCTATGCCAGGAGCAGCTGGTGGGCCGGCCTGCCCTGCACTTCCACCTCAGCCACCTCCACAACGTGGTGCCCGAGTGTGTGGAGAGGCTGCTGCTCGTG GCCACAACTGTAGAGATGACCTTGATGACCAAAGTGCTGCCCGGGCCTGCTCTAAGCCCTCTAGGAGATGGCCCAGAGCCCCCCTCTCCCGCACCGGAGCCTGTGCCCAGCAGAGCACACGCTGCAG AAGGCCCTCACCTGACCCCAGAAGCCAGTCCCGATCCTCTTCCTGAGCCTCCCCCACCCTCAGTTGATGCTCCAGACAAGCCCACGGGAAGCCCTGACCAGCCCCCATCTCCAGCCCAATCTCCAGCCCAGTCTCCAGCCCCTCGTCCTGATGCCCAAGCTGAGGAAGTAGCGCCTCCACCCGCCATggctgaggaggaagagggggctgGTGGGGAGCCCCGCCCTGCAGAGCCCGCTCCAGCTGACTCTCGACACCCTCTGACCTACCGGAAGACCACCAACTTTGCCCTGGACAAGTTCCTCGACCCTGCTCGGCCCTACAAGTGCACTGTGTGTAAGGAGTCCTTCACGCAGAAGAACATTCTCCTGGTCCATTATAACTCGGTCTCCCACCTGCACAAGATGAAGAAGGCCGCCATTGACCCCTCCGGCCCAGCACGAGAAGCTGGCGCCACGCCTGCCACCGCTGCCGCCACAGACAAGCCCTTCAAGTGCACAGTCTGCCGCGTCTCCTACAACCAGAGCTCCACCCTGGAGATCCACATGCGCTCCGTCCTGCACCAGACTCGCTCCAGGGGAGCCAAGACCGACGCCAAGGCCGAGGGGCCAGAGCGAGGCCCCGAAGAGCCCAAGGAAGGCGAGACTGAGGGGGAGGCAGGCCCTGAGAAGAAGGGCCCTGAGCCTGGCGGCTTCCTATCTGGACTGCccttcctgtcccctcccccgcctcccctgGACCTGCACCGATTCCCAGCCCCGCTCTTCACCCCCCCAGTCCTGCCCCCCTTTCCTCTCATGCCCGAGTCACTGCTTaagctccagcagcagcagctgctcctgCCTTTCTACCTCCACGACCTCAAGGTAGGGCCCAAGCTAGCACTGGCTGGGCCTGCACCCCTGCTGTCCCTGCCGGCGgccgcccctcctcccccacccccgcctccgaAGGCTGAGCTGGCCGAGCAAGAGTGGGAGCGGCCCCCTACGACAGAAGAGGGGGCTGAGGCAGGGCCCCCCTCTCCCCCACACCCAACACCCAACGAGGCAGCCCGCACCGCAGCCAAAGCCCTTCTAGAAAACTTCGGGTTTGAGCTGGTGATCCAGTACAACGAAGGAAAGCAGGCTgtgcccccacccccgaccccacccccccCAGAGGCCCTGGGGGGCGGGGACAAGTTGGCCTGCAGGGCCTGTGGGAAACTCTTCTCCAATATGCTTATCCTCAAGACACACGAGGAGCACGTGCACCGCCGCTTTCTGCCCTTTGAGGCCTTGAGCCGATACGCTGCTCAGTTTCGCAAGAGCTATGATAGCCTCTACCCGCCCCCTGCAGAGTCCCCCAAACCGCCCGACGGGCCCCTGGATTCCCCTGCTCCCCAACTGGGCCCACCTTTCCTGGTCCCAGAGCCTGACGCAGGGGGGGCCCGTGCCCCTGAGGAGCGAGGCCGGGCCGGAGGACGCTGGCCCCCAGAGGAGGATGAAAGCGCCAGAGGGAATCTTCCTCCCCTGGTGCCTGCAGGCCGCCGCTTCTCCAGAACCAAGTTCACAGAGTTTCAGACCCAAGCCCTGCAGTCTTTCTTTGAGACCAGCGCCTACCCCAAGGACGGCGAGGTGGAGCGGCTCGCAAGCCTCTTGGGTCTGGCTAGCCGTGTGGTGGTGGTGTGGTTCCAGAACGCCCGCCAGAAAGCTCGTAAAAATGCCAGTGATGGTGGGCCTGCACCCAGTGGAGGAGGCACCGGGGGAGCCTCCGGCTGCAGGCGCTGCCACGCCACCTTCTCCTGTGTTTTTGACTTGGTGCGGCACCTCAAGAAATGCTATGACGACCAGCCTGCTgacgaggaggaggaagaggtagagagaggggaagaggaggaagaggcagaagATGTCGCAGAGGAGGAACAGGGCCCAGAGCCCCCAGCAGGGCCTGAGGGCCCACCACCAGAACCCTCAGACAGGGAGGAGCTGGGCCAGGCAGAGGCCACAAGGCCAGAGGGCAGAGAGCCCGAAGGCAGGGCCCCCCCCTCGCCTTCCCCAGTCCACTCCTGTGACCAGTGCGCCCTGTCTTTCCCCAACCAGGACCTCCTGGCCAACCACCGCCGGCTCCACTTCCTGCCACCTGTGCAGCCCAGCGCTGCCCCCCACCTCCTAGACCTGCCCACGCTGGTGTTTGGGGAGCGAAACCCCCTGGTGGCAGGCACTCCGCCAGTGCCAGGGCCACCCCTCAAACGGAAGCACGAGGACGGTAGCCTGTCCCCCACGGGCAGTGaagcgggggtgggtggggagggcgaGCCCCCCAGGGATAAGCGCCTGCGCACCACCATCCTGCCCGAGCAGCTGGAGATCCTGTACCGCTGGTACATGCAGGACTCCAACCCCACACGCAAGATGCTCGACTGCATCTCCGAGGAGGTGGGGCTCAAGAAGCGCGTGGTGCAGGTCTGGTTCCAGAACACCAGGGCGCGGGAGCGCAAGGGCCAGTTTCGCAGCACCCCTGGGGGAGTGCCCAGTCCGGCAGTCAAGCCCCCTGCCACACCCAGCCCTGCACCCTTCCCCAAGTTCAGCCTCTTGCTGGGCAAGGCAGACGacggggctgggagggaggccccTAAGAGGGATGCGCCTGCTCTTCCCTATGCCACGGTCACCCCGGCTGCCGGGCCCCTGCCTTTCCTGCCACCTGGGAAAGAGGCCCCCGCTCTGACACCAGAGCCACCTCTACCTCTCCCAGCTCCCCCTCCACCCTGTGAGGACGAGGGCCCGGAGGAGCCATCAAAAGCTTCTCCAGAGAGTGAGGCCTGCAGTCCATCAGCAGGAGATTTAAGTGATTCGTCAGCTTCCAGTCTGGCCGAACCAGAGTCCCCTGGGGCTGGAGGGACCAGTGGGGgcccaggaggtgggggtggagttCCAGATGGGATGGGGCAGCGGCGCTATAGGACCCAGATGAGCAGCCTGCAGCTGAAGATCATGAAAGCCTGCTATGAGGCCTACCGCACCCCAACCATGCAGGAGTGCGAGGTGCTGGGCGAGGAGATCGGGCTGCCCAAGAGAGTCATCCAGGTCTGGTTCCAGAATGCTCGCGCCAAGGAGAAGAAGGCCAAGCTCCAAGGGGCAGCAgttggtggggctgggggcagcagtGAGAGCCCCTTGGCAGCCCAGCGCACTGACTGCCCCTACTGTGACGTCAAATATGACTTCTATGTCTCCTGCCGAGGCCATCTCTTTTCCCGCCAGCACCTGGCCAAGCTTAAGGAGGCAGTCCGAGCCCAGCTGAAGAGTGAAAGCAAGTGTTACGACTTGGCACCGGCACCTGAGGCACCCCCGGCTCCCAAGGCTCCACCCACCACTGCACCTGCCTCTGTGCCCCTCGGGGCTGCCCCGGCCCTGCCTCGCCTGGCCCCGGTCCTCTTGTCTGGCCCAGCTCTGGCCCAGCCCCCACTGGGCAGCCTAGCTCCTTTCAGTTCAG GCCCTGCAGCCTCCTCAGGCCTCCTTGGCCTCGCCACTTCGGTCCTACCTGCTACCACAGTGGTCCAGACCGCTGGCCCAGGCTGCCCTTTACCTCAGAGACCAGTTCCTGACCAAACCAAGCCCTCTCCAGCAGGCACCACTGACTCTGCCCCGGGCCCACCCCCTGAACCCTCTGGGGACAAGGTCTCTGGTGAGCGAAAGCCAGTCGCAGCCCCCACCAACTCCTCCACTGACGCCCTCAAGAACCTCAAAGCATTGAAGGCTACTGTTCCAGCCCTGTTGGGGGGCCAGTTCCTGCCCTTCCCATTGCCTCCTGCAGGGGGTGCCACACCGCCAGCGGTCTTTGGCCCCCAGCTGCCGGGAGCCTACTTCCAGCAGCTCTATGGCATGAAAAAGGGGCTGTTCCCCATGAACCCGGTGATACCTCAGACCCTCATCGGACTGCTCCCCAACGCCCTCCTCCAGCCACCGCCCCAGACCCCTGagcccacagccacagcaccTCCGAAGCCACCCGAACTGCCTGctcccagggagggggaggctggggaggccgATGAGCTGCTGACGGGCAGCCCTGGCATCTCCACCGTGGATGTGACCCACCGCTACCTGTGCCGCCAGTGCAAGATGGCGTTTGATGGGGAGGCCCCGGCCACTGCTCACCAGAGATCCTTCTGCTTCTTTGGGCGGGGCTCTGGGGGCTCCGTGCCCCCGCCGCTGCGGGTGCCCGTCTGTACCTACCACTGCCTGGCATGTGAGGTGCTGCTGAGCGGGCGAGAGGCCCTAGCCTCGCACCTGCGTTCCTCGGCCCACAGGCGCAaggcggccccgcccccgggggGCCCACCTGGCACGGCCACCAACGCTGCCACTGCCGCCACGGCTGCGGTGGCTTTTGCCAAAGAGGAAGCAAGATTACCTCACACGGACTCCAACCCCAAAACGACTACTACCTCTACGCTTCTAGCTTTATAA